In Leptospiraceae bacterium, one DNA window encodes the following:
- the rplQ gene encoding 50S ribosomal protein L17, with product MIKANKVKHLNKNSKHRKAMLDNMLTSLFLHERIESTLAKVKVARGFADKLITKAKNSLGDVKPEVILHNKREVMKSIKNRDVVAKLFSDIAPRYQTRPGGYTRILKIVNRKSDNSEMALLELVDRKNRDQLIEEKTQTKPKKSKSVETKAADKETKKKRSFFSRNKEKKE from the coding sequence ATGATAAAAGCAAATAAAGTAAAACATTTAAATAAAAATTCTAAGCATAGGAAAGCAATGTTAGACAACATGCTAACTAGTTTGTTTTTACATGAAAGAATTGAATCAACTTTAGCAAAGGTAAAAGTTGCCAGAGGCTTCGCTGATAAATTGATTACCAAAGCAAAGAACTCTCTCGGAGATGTTAAGCCAGAAGTAATTTTGCATAATAAGAGAGAGGTAATGAAGTCTATTAAAAATCGTGATGTAGTTGCAAAATTATTTAGCGATATAGCCCCAAGATACCAAACACGTCCCGGTGGTTACACAAGAATTTTAAAGATTGTAAATAGAAAATCTGATAATTCTGAAATGGCTTTATTGGAGTTAGTAGATCGAAAAAATAGAGATCAGTTAATTGAAGAAAAAACTCAGACTAAACCAAAGAAATCAAAAAGTGTTGAGACTAAAGCTGCAGATAAAGAAACTAAGAAAAAAAGGTCTTTTTTCTCTAGAAACAAAGAAAAAAAAGAATAG